In Nocardia higoensis, the following proteins share a genomic window:
- a CDS encoding SDR family NAD(P)-dependent oxidoreductase produces the protein MTAPVLLLLGAGPGLGLSVGRLFARDGFTVVLAARLADDAEPLAEQLRAEGATAVGVGVDLGDPDEVSRVVGEVGRRYGRIDVLHFNPSVFRQADPLHLSVADLIADFTVGAAALLPAVQAARPFLTEGARVLVTGSAAADKPWNQAASLGVQKAAVRNLVTSLDTTLAPEGIRAVAVQVNGVLDEGAFSREKVAAALHAAANRPAGEWTPHVSYDG, from the coding sequence ATGACTGCTCCTGTACTTCTCCTGCTCGGTGCCGGCCCCGGCCTCGGACTCTCGGTGGGCCGCCTGTTCGCGCGCGACGGGTTCACTGTCGTGCTGGCCGCCCGGCTCGCGGACGACGCCGAGCCGTTGGCCGAGCAGCTGCGGGCGGAAGGGGCGACCGCGGTGGGGGTCGGCGTGGATCTCGGTGATCCCGACGAGGTGAGCCGGGTCGTCGGCGAGGTCGGGCGGCGCTACGGCCGAATCGACGTGCTGCACTTCAATCCGAGCGTCTTCCGGCAGGCGGACCCGCTGCACCTGTCGGTCGCCGACCTGATCGCGGACTTCACCGTCGGCGCCGCCGCACTGTTGCCCGCGGTCCAGGCGGCGCGCCCGTTCCTGACCGAGGGCGCCCGGGTGCTGGTCACCGGCAGCGCGGCGGCGGACAAGCCGTGGAACCAGGCCGCCTCGCTGGGGGTGCAGAAGGCGGCGGTGCGCAATCTGGTGACGAGTCTGGACACCACCCTGGCGCCGGAGGGCATCCGGGCAGTCGCCGTGCAGGTCAACGGCGTGCTCGACGAAGGCGCGTTCAGCAGGGAGAAGGTGGCGGCGGCGTTGCACGCGGCGGCGAATCGACCTGCGGGGGAGTGGACGCCGCACGTTTCCTACGACGGCTGA
- a CDS encoding carboxylesterase/lipase family protein, whose amino-acid sequence MISVISVTALLSLGVSAPAVASTPEQVSVTGGEIVGSAAHGTVEFLGIPFAAPPTGGARFGPPEPAPSWPGVRSAHSHGPSCPQNGFVPGLPPAAPTSEDCLTIDVYAPDGTADRPRPVMVFFHGGGFTTGSNSQYAPTRMVADGDVVVAIPNYRLGPFGFLSLPELAAESGGATGTIGVQDQQAALRWVRDNARAFGGDPANVTIFGESAGGASVCAHFAAPASDGLFHKAIVQSGSCVRSPVVPGSREDSFIRSARFADSVGCGDPATRLACLRARPVATLLDASTVEPDEALPTWTPTVDGVVITRPPDAALRADNRKIPLMVGSNSNEGAQLVAESDYARGRIPDAASYDSYVRRTFGAHADAILARYPLGRYPSPAAAQSAVVTDGLFACPALWTSRLARDTGHPVWQYEFDQAPFGVAAPLLPGAFHAAELLYLFSAIMGVPVPWTGASAAFAAQMQRWWSTFAHIGDPNGPGAQQWQPWPPPDGQPIDGPALAMRATGSTMIEDFTLRHDCAFWSEHRQ is encoded by the coding sequence ATGATCTCCGTGATTTCGGTGACCGCGCTCTTGTCGCTCGGTGTGTCGGCACCCGCCGTCGCGTCGACGCCCGAGCAGGTCAGCGTGACCGGTGGCGAGATCGTCGGCTCCGCCGCTCACGGCACTGTCGAATTCCTGGGGATTCCGTTCGCCGCGCCCCCTACGGGCGGGGCCCGGTTCGGTCCGCCGGAGCCCGCGCCGTCCTGGCCGGGCGTGCGATCAGCGCACAGCCACGGACCGTCGTGCCCCCAGAACGGATTCGTTCCCGGGCTGCCTCCGGCAGCTCCCACCAGCGAAGACTGCCTGACCATCGACGTCTACGCACCCGACGGGACAGCCGACCGACCCCGTCCGGTCATGGTGTTCTTCCACGGCGGGGGCTTCACGACCGGCTCGAACAGCCAATACGCCCCCACGCGCATGGTCGCGGACGGCGACGTCGTCGTGGCGATACCCAACTATCGTCTCGGCCCGTTCGGCTTCCTGTCGCTCCCCGAACTGGCCGCCGAGTCCGGTGGTGCCACCGGGACGATCGGCGTCCAGGACCAGCAGGCCGCCCTGCGGTGGGTACGCGACAACGCCCGGGCTTTCGGTGGCGATCCGGCCAACGTCACGATCTTCGGGGAGTCGGCAGGCGGCGCGAGTGTGTGCGCGCACTTCGCCGCTCCGGCCTCCGACGGCCTGTTCCACAAGGCCATCGTGCAGAGCGGTTCCTGCGTGCGGTCGCCGGTGGTGCCCGGCAGCCGCGAGGACTCCTTCATCCGTTCGGCGCGCTTCGCGGACAGCGTGGGATGCGGCGATCCCGCGACACGATTGGCCTGCCTGCGTGCTCGCCCCGTCGCGACTCTGCTCGACGCGTCGACCGTCGAACCCGACGAAGCCCTCCCGACCTGGACCCCCACCGTCGACGGTGTCGTCATCACCCGACCACCGGACGCCGCGTTGCGCGCGGACAACCGAAAGATCCCACTCATGGTCGGCAGTAACAGCAATGAAGGCGCGCAACTGGTCGCGGAGTCCGACTACGCGCGTGGCCGTATCCCGGACGCGGCGAGCTACGACAGCTACGTCCGGCGAACCTTCGGCGCCCACGCCGACGCGATCCTCGCCCGATATCCGCTCGGGCGGTATCCCTCGCCCGCGGCCGCGCAATCCGCCGTGGTCACCGACGGCTTGTTCGCCTGCCCGGCGTTGTGGACGAGCCGCCTCGCCCGGGACACCGGACATCCCGTGTGGCAGTACGAGTTCGACCAGGCACCCTTCGGTGTCGCCGCCCCGCTGTTACCGGGCGCGTTCCATGCCGCCGAACTGCTCTATCTGTTCAGCGCCATCATGGGCGTCCCGGTGCCGTGGACCGGTGCCTCCGCGGCTTTCGCCGCGCAGATGCAGCGCTGGTGGAGCACCTTCGCCCACATCGGCGATCCGAACGGGCCCGGTGCACAGCAGTGGCAGCCCTGGCCCCCGCCGGACGGGCAGCCGATCGACGGGCCCGCCCTGGCCATGCGAGCGACGGGCAGCACCATGATCGAAGATTTCACCCTCCGGCACGACTGCGCCTTCTGGTCGGAGCACCGGCAGTGA